A single region of the Geobacillus subterraneus genome encodes:
- the rpmG gene encoding 50S ribosomal protein L33 translates to MRVNITLACTECGERNYISSKNKRNNPERLELKKYCPRDRKVTLHRETK, encoded by the coding sequence ATGCGCGTGAACATTACATTGGCATGCACAGAATGCGGCGAACGCAATTACATTTCGTCCAAAAATAAACGCAACAATCCAGAGCGTCTGGAACTGAAAAAATATTGCCCGCGGGATCGCAAAGTGACGTTGCACCGCGAAACGAAGTAA